From one Gloeocapsa sp. PCC 73106 genomic stretch:
- the psaC gene encoding photosystem I iron-sulfur center protein PsaC produces MSHSVKIYDTCIGCTQCVRACPLDVLEMVPWDGCKAAQIASSPRTEDCIGCKRCETACPTDFLSVRVYLGAETTRSMGLAY; encoded by the coding sequence ATGTCTCATAGTGTCAAAATTTACGATACCTGTATTGGTTGCACTCAATGTGTTCGCGCTTGTCCTCTAGACGTCTTAGAAATGGTTCCTTGGGACGGATGTAAAGCAGCACAAATAGCTTCTTCTCCTCGGACAGAAGACTGCATTGGCTGCAAACGATGTGAAACTGCTTGTCCTACAGATTTCTTAAGCGTGCGTGTTTATCTTGGAGCTGAAACAACTCGTAGCATGGGA